In one window of Brassica rapa cultivar Chiifu-401-42 chromosome A07, CAAS_Brap_v3.01, whole genome shotgun sequence DNA:
- the LOC103829745 gene encoding beta-galactosidase 8 → MMVIAAKMVRGKKVEIVSLLILVIVMAATAATVTYDHRALVIDGKRKILISGSIHYPRSTPEMWPDLIQKSKDGGLDVIETYVFWNGHEPEKNKYNFEGRYDLVKFVKLAAKAGLYVHLRIGPYACAEWNYGGFPVWLHFVPGIKFRTDNEPFKAEMQRFTAKIVDLMKQEKLYASQGGPIILSQIENEYGNIDSAYGAAGKSYMKWSASMALSLDTGVPWNMCQQGDAPDPIINTCNGFYCDQFTPNSNNKPKMWTENWSGWFLGFGEPTPYRPVEDLAFAVARFFQRGGTFQNYYMYHGGTNFERTSGGPLISTSYDYDAPIDEYGLLRQPKWGHLRDLHKAIKLCEDALIATDPEITSLGSNLEAAVYKTSSGSCAAFLANIGTQSDATVTFNGKSYRLPAWSVSILPDCKNVAFNTAKINSATESTAFARQSLKPDGGSSAELGSQWSHIKEPIGISEADALVKPGLLEQINTTADKSDYLWYSLRMDIKGDETFLDEGSKAVLHIQSIGQVVYAFINGKLAGSGNDRTNISLDIPINLVTGKNTIDLLSVTVGLANYGAFFDIIGAGITGPVSLNSAKTGSSMDLSSHQWTYQVGLKGEDTGLGSGDSSEWVSNSPLPTNQPLVWYKTTFDAPSGSEPVAIDFTGTGKGIAWVNGQSIGRYWPTSIARTDGCVGSCNYRGTYRNDKCLKNCGKPSQTLYHVPRSWIKPSGNTLVLLEEMGGDPTKISFATKHTGSNLCLKVSESHPAPVDTWTSDSKFSNRTSPAVLSLKCPVSTQVISSIRFASFGTPTGSCGSFSHGRCNSARSLSVVQKACVGSRSCKVEVSTRVFGEPCHGVVKSLAVEAVCA, encoded by the exons ATGATGGTAATTGCAGCGAAAATGGTaagaggaaagaaggtagagaTTGTTTCTCTACTTATTCTTGTGATAGTGATGGCGGCAACGGCGGCGACCGTGACGTATGACCACCGTGCTCTTGTAATCGACGGGAAAAGGAAGATTCTGATATCTGGCTCAATTCACTATCCTCGTAGCACTCCTGAG ATGTGGCCAGACCTTATACAGAAATCAAAGGACGGTGGCTTGGACGTTATAGAGACGTACGTGTTCTGGAATGGTCACGAGCCTGAGAAGAACAAG TATAATTTTGAAGGAAGATATGATTTAGTAAAATTTGTGAAGCTTGCTGCTAAAGCTGGTCTCTACGTTCATCTACGAATTGGTCCTTATGCTTGCGCAGAATGGAATTACGG TGGTTTCCCAGTGTGGTTACATTTTGTTCCTGGAATTAAGTTTCGAACTGACAACGAACCATTTAAG GCGGAAATGCAGCGGTTCACTGCCAAGATTGTTGATCTGATGAAGCAAGAAAAGCTATATGCATCACAAGGAGGCCCAATCATTCTCTCCCAG ATTGAGAATGAATACGGGAATATTGATTCAGCTTATGGTGCTGCTGGTAAAAGTTATATGAAGTGGTCTGCTTCTATGGCTCTTTCACTAGATACTGGAGTACCCTGGAACATGTGCCAACAAGGAGATGCTCCTGATCCCATT ATCAACACATGCAACGGTTTCTACTGTGACCAGTTTACTCCCAACTCAAACAACAAACCTAAGATGTGGACCGAGAATTGGAGTGGATG GTTCCTTGGTTTTGGAGAACCGACCCCTTACAGGCCAGTTGAAGATCTTGCATTTGCGGTCGCACGGTTTTTCCAACGAGGTGGAACTTTCCAGAACTATTACATG TATCATGGTGGAACAAACTTTGAAAGAACAAGTGGAGGACCCTTAATCTCTACTAGTTATGACTATGATGCTCCCATTGATGAGTATG gaCTTCTGAGACAACCAAAATGGGGACACTTGCGAGATCTACACAAGGCTATCAAGCTTTGTGAAGACGCCTTGATTGCTACAGATCCAGAAATTACTTCGTTAGGTTCAAATTTGGAG GCAGCTGTATACAAAACTTCATCTGGATCATGCGCTGCTTTTCTTGCAAACATCGGCACACAATCTGATGCAACTGTGACTTTCAATGGCAAATCATATCGCTTGCCTGCATGGTCCGTTAGCATCTTGCCGGATTGCAAGAATGTTGCTTTCAACACAGCAAAG ATAAATTCTGCAACGGAGTCTACCGCATTTGCTCGTCAATCATTAAAGCCAGATGGTGGTTCGTCTGCGGAACTAGGATCACAATGGAGTCACATAAAAGAACCTATTGGAATATCCGAGGCTGATGCATTGGTGAAACCTGGATTGTTGGAGCAGATTAACACTACAGCTGATAAAAGCGACTACTTGTGGTACTCACTGAG GATGGATATTAAAGGCGATGAGACTTTCCTTGATGAAGGATCCAAAGCTGTCCTTCACATCCAATCCATAGGCCAAGTGGTGTATGCTTTTATAAATGGAAAACTtgcag GAAGTGGAAATGACAGGACAAATATTTCTTTGGACATCCCAATTAATCTTGTAACTGGGAAGAACACAATTGATCTTCTTAGTGTGACCGTAGGGCTTGCG AACTATGGAGCTTTCTTTGACATAATTGGAGCAGGAATCACCGGTCCTGTGTCACTTAACAGCGCGAAAACTGGTAGCTCAATGGATTTGTCATCACACCAATGGACTTATCAG GTTGGACTCAAAGGGGAAGACACAGGTTTAGGAAGTGGAGATTCTTCTGAATGGGTTTCAAACTCTCCTTTGCCCACTAACCAGCCACTAGTTTGGTACAAG ACAACATTTGACGCTCCTTCTGGGAGTGAACCAGTAGCTATAGACTTCACAGGCACAGGAAAAGGCATTGCGTGGGTGAACGGACAGAGCATAGGTCGGTACTGGCCGACCAGTATTGCACGAACCGATGGTTGCGTAGGGTCATGCAACTATAGAGGAACTTACCGCAATGACAAATGTCTCAAGAACTGTGGAAAACCTTCGCAGACATT GTATCACGTGCCTCGCTCGTGGATTAAACCAAGCGGGAACACTCTTGTTCTGTTGGAAGAAATGGGTGGAGATCCGACAAAGATATCTTTTGCAACTAAACACACAGGAAGCAACTTGTGTTTGAAGGTGTCAGAGTCTCATCCAGCTCCTGTGGACACGTGGACTTCGGACTCCAAGTTCTCAAACAGAACTAGTCCGGCGGTTCTTTCCTTAAAATGCCCTGTCTCCACTCAGGTGATATCTTCTATAAGATTTGCAAGCTTCGGTACACCCACAGGTAGTTGCGGTAGTTTTAGCCACGGCCGTTGCAATAGCGCCCGATCTCTCTCCGTGGTTCAAAAG GCGTGTGTTGGATCAAGGAGTTGCAAAGTTGAAGTCTCGACAAGAGTCTTCGGAGAGCCTTGTCATGGCGTCGTCAAGAGCTTAGCTGTGGAAGCTGTTTGTGCATGA
- the LOC103829907 gene encoding CRM-domain containing factor CFM9, mitochondrial has translation MQVRYSIFKYKKLNLTASPYRLLFNAGQRHRYLIEKLKRYDVAKAEGPEVRPHEITGEERFYLKKMGQKRSNYVPIGRRGVFGGVILNMHLHWKKHETVKVICNNSKAGQVQQYAEELAELSGGVPVNIVGDDTSIFYRGKGYVQPNVMSPIDTLSKKRAYEKSKYEQSLESVKHFIAVAEKEIELYYRHVAL, from the exons atgcAAGTGCGTTATAGTATTTTCAAGTACAAGAAGCTCAATTTGACGGCGTCACCATATCGGCTCCTCTTTAACGCAGGACAAAGACACCGTTACTTGATTGAGAAACTGAAACGGTACGATGTCGCTAAAGCGGAGGGACCTGAGGTTAGACCCCATGAGATCACCGGAGAAGAGCGTTTCTACCTGAAGAAGATGGGTCAGAAAAGGTCTAACTACGTGCCGATTGGGAGGAGAGGAGTGTTCGGTGGCGTGATTCTAAACATGCATTTGCACTGGAAGAAGCATGAGACGGTTAAGGTTATCTGCAATAACAGTAAGGCGGGACAAGTGCAACAGTACGCGGAGGAGCTTGCTGAACTGAGTGGTGGTGTGCCTGTTAACATAGTCGGCGATGATACGAGCATATTTTATAGAGGGAAAGGTTACGTTCAGCCAAATGTTATGTCTCCTATCGATACATTGTCGAAGAAAAGG GCatatgaaaaatcaaagtacGAACAATCTCTTGAGTCGGTGAAACACTTCATAGCAGTTGCAGAGAAGGAAATTGAACTATACTACAGGCATGTTGCTCTTTAG
- the LOC103829742 gene encoding zinc finger CCCH domain-containing protein 24 isoform X1, translating to MTSSSLDELPSAAETLTSQIPSDTAPIDPIPSSNDDVEAVGEKRKRDDDEKTTNLESSTPSPWFKTSLCSYFRRQGSCSHGAACKYAHGENELLQKPDNTWDPTSERGKKAKMMSDSAVKEEEEVGDVMFTEEMMDDNDGGGDGGVHDLSLSKCLVHLPTKWQSDDLKTFLREQGVEYKFAKKRRGMMVGFLTFENAEQLKNGVEILEGKNVNNKSLKIADVLPRTFDKNGAKNPAAKLKSAREAVTPLADLSYADQLEQKKASIAQMLKKLTRNARKACPNGKSVPEWVLQSREIGGLSCKLEGIIESPLVNGYRNKCEFSTGYSVEGKLTVGFMLGNFSAGVTAVEEAVNCPNISKLACRYASIFQSFLEKSRLPVWNRFKSCGFWRQLTVREGSKPGVVSSDEDADSRIAEVMLMVQVCSTDTDEAEVATEFEEMAKAFAEGARASTPPLPLTVLVVQDHVGISNVAPPDCPLRLLPIPVSDNGTHQDQSTNVLTEARIHDHINNLRFSISPTAFFQVNTCAAEKLYSLAGDWADLGPDTLLFDVCCGTGTIGLTLAHRVGMVIGIEMNASAVSDAERNAKINGISNCKFICSKAEDVMSSLLTEYVDVSETEEAKPPSDDLDKQNSSAEEMSNPEDVPPLNIQEAVQKTEQKDSSSEPERSTKPQFKNVVAIVDPPRPGLHPDVIKALRTHPRLKTLVYISCNPETLVANAIELCTPSFEKTGQENKGYRRQSRMGTAALARHRAKKMPASEPFKPVKAMAVDLFPHTDHCEMVMLLNR from the exons ATGACGTCATCTTCACTCGACGAGCTCCCTTCCGCCGCCGAAACCCTGACATCCCAGATTCCCTCCGACACCGCTCCCATCGACCCAATCCCATCTTCCAATGATGACGTCGAAGCCGTGGGGGAGAAACGTAAGCGCGACGACGACGAGAAGACCACCAATCTCGAATCCTCCACTCCTTCGCCGTGGTTCAAGACCAGCCTCTGCTCCTACTTCCGCCGTCAGGGCTCGTGCAGCCACGGAGCCGCGTGCAAGTACGCTCACGGCGAGAATGAGCTCCTTCAGAAACCGGATAACACGTGGGACCCGACCTCCGAGCGCGGTAAGAAGGCGAAGATGATGTCGGATAGTGCCgtgaaagaggaagaagaagtgggtGATGTTATGTTCACGGAGGAGATGATGGATGATAACGATGGTGGTGGTGATGGAGGTGTTCATGATCTGTCTCTTAGTAAATGTTTGGTGCATTTGCCTACAAAGTGGCAATCTGATGATCTCAAGACGTTTCTCCGAGAGCAG GGAGTTGAATACAAGTTTGCGAAGAAAAGACGAGGAATGATGGTTGGTTTCCTGACTTTTGAGAATGCAGAACAATTGAAAAACGGCGTAGAG ATTTTGGAAGGCAAAAATGTGAATAACAAGAGCTTGAAGATCGCTGATGTCCTTCCCCGTACATTCGACAAGAACGGAGCGAAGAATCCGGCTGCTAAACTCAAAAGCGCCCGCGAAGCTGTGACTCCCTTGGCAGACCTGTCTTACGCGGACCAGCTCGAGCAGAAGAAGGCTTCTATCGCGCAAATGCTCAAAAAACTT ACGAGGAATGCGCGTAAAGCTTGTCCTAATGGAAAATCAGTTCCAGAATGGGTCCTTCAGTCTAGGGAAATAG GTGGTCTTTCATGTAAGCTTGAGGGGATTATAGAATCACCGCTTGTGAACGGTTACAGGAACAAGTGTGAGTTCTCAACTGGATATTCCGTTGAGGGGAAGTTAACTGTTGGATTCATGCTCGGAAATTTTAG TGCGGGTGTAACTGCAGTAGAGGAAGCTGTGAACTGTCCCAATATCTCTAAACTTGCTTGCCGATACGCTTCGATCTTTCAGAGTTTCTTAGAAAAATCAAGGCTCCCTGTTTGGAATAGGTTTAAAAGCTGTGGCTTCTGGCGACAGTTGACG GTTCGAGAAGGAAGCAAACCTGGTGTGGTTTCAAGTGATGAAGATGCCGATTCAAGAATTGCAGAGGTTATGCTTATGGTTCAGGTTTGTTCTACGGATACTGACGAGGCAGAAGTGGCGACTGAGTTTGAAGAAATGGCAAAAGCATTTGCTGAAGGAGCTAGAGCAAGCACTCCACCTCTTCCTCTAACTGTATTAGTTGTTCAA GATCACGTAGGGATATCAAACGTTGCACCACCAGATTGTCCACTACGGTTGCTGCCTATTCCAGTGTCAGATAATGGGACACATCAGGACCAATCCACCAATGTCTTGACTGAAGCTCGGATTCACGATCACATCAACAACCTTCGGTTCAGCATATCCCCAACAGCATTCTTTCAG GTTAATACATGCGCTGCGGAGAAGTTGTATTCACTTGCTGGAGATTGGGCTGATCTTGGTCCTGACACTTTGCTCTTTGATGTATGTTGTGGAACTGGAACAATCGGGCTTACACTCGCACATCGTGTTGGCATG GTGATTGGCATAGAAATGAATGCTTCGGCTGTATCTGATGCGGAGCGGAATGCAAAGATCAATGGCATAAGCAACTGCAAGTTCATATGTTCAAAG GCAGAGGATGTGATGAGCTCTCTACTTACAGAATACGTAGATGTGTCTGAAACTGAAGAAGCCAAACCTCCAAGTGATGATCTCGACAAACAAAATTCCTCAGCAGAAGAAATGTCAAACCCAGAGGATGTACCTCCTCTAAACATTCAAGAAGCAGTTCAAAAGACTGAGCAGAAGGACTCCTCCTCTGAGCCGGAACGATCTACAAAGCCACAGTTCAAAAACGTAGTTGCTATAGTGGATCCACCTCGTCCTGGACTTCATCCAGATGTAATCAAAGCCCTGAGAACCCATCCACGGTTGAAGACGCTTGT GTACATATCGTGCAACCCTGAAACACTCGTGGCAAACGCGATAGAGCTTTGCACGCCGTCATTCGAGAAAACGGGTCAAGAGAACAAAGGCTACCGAAGACAGAGCAGGATGGGAACCGCCGCTTTGGCTAGACACAGAGCCAAGAAAATGCCTGCTTCTGAGCCTTTTAAGCCTGTCAAAGCAATGGCCGTTGACCTTTTCCCTCACACCGACCACTGCGAAATGGTCATGCTACTCAATAGGTAG
- the LOC103829742 gene encoding zinc finger CCCH domain-containing protein 24 isoform X2 encodes MTSSSLDELPSAAETLTSQIPSDTAPIDPIPSSNDDVEAVGEKRKRDDDEKTTNLESSTPSPWFKTSLCSYFRRQGSCSHGAACKYAHGENELLQKPDNTWDPTSERGKKAKMMSDSAVKEEEEVGDVMFTEEMMDDNDGGGDGGVHDLSLSKCLVHLPTKWQSDDLKTFLREQGVEYKFAKKRRGMMVGFLTFENAEQLKNGVEILEGKNVNNKSLKIADVLPRTFDKNGAKNPAAKLKSAREAVTPLADLSYADQLEQKKASIAQMLKKLTRNARKACPNGKSVPEWVLQSREIGGLSCKLEGIIESPLVNGYRNKCEFSTGYSVEGKLTVGFMLGNFSAGVTAVEEAVNCPNISKLACRYASIFQSFLEKSRLPVWNRFKSCGFWRQLTVREGSKPGVVSSDEDADSRIAEVMLMVQVCSTDTDEAEVATEFEEMAKAFAEGARASTPPLPLTVLVVQDHVGISNVAPPDCPLRLLPIPVSDNGTHQDQSTNVLTEARIHDHINNLRFSISPTAFFQVNTCAAEKLYSLAGDWADLGPDTLLFDVCCGTGTIGLTLAHRVGMVIGIEMNASAVSDAERNAKINGISNCKFICSKAEDVMSSLLTEYVDVSETEEAKPPSDDLDKQNSSAEEMSNPEVQKTEQKDSSSEPERSTKPQFKNVVAIVDPPRPGLHPDVIKALRTHPRLKTLVYISCNPETLVANAIELCTPSFEKTGQENKGYRRQSRMGTAALARHRAKKMPASEPFKPVKAMAVDLFPHTDHCEMVMLLNR; translated from the exons ATGACGTCATCTTCACTCGACGAGCTCCCTTCCGCCGCCGAAACCCTGACATCCCAGATTCCCTCCGACACCGCTCCCATCGACCCAATCCCATCTTCCAATGATGACGTCGAAGCCGTGGGGGAGAAACGTAAGCGCGACGACGACGAGAAGACCACCAATCTCGAATCCTCCACTCCTTCGCCGTGGTTCAAGACCAGCCTCTGCTCCTACTTCCGCCGTCAGGGCTCGTGCAGCCACGGAGCCGCGTGCAAGTACGCTCACGGCGAGAATGAGCTCCTTCAGAAACCGGATAACACGTGGGACCCGACCTCCGAGCGCGGTAAGAAGGCGAAGATGATGTCGGATAGTGCCgtgaaagaggaagaagaagtgggtGATGTTATGTTCACGGAGGAGATGATGGATGATAACGATGGTGGTGGTGATGGAGGTGTTCATGATCTGTCTCTTAGTAAATGTTTGGTGCATTTGCCTACAAAGTGGCAATCTGATGATCTCAAGACGTTTCTCCGAGAGCAG GGAGTTGAATACAAGTTTGCGAAGAAAAGACGAGGAATGATGGTTGGTTTCCTGACTTTTGAGAATGCAGAACAATTGAAAAACGGCGTAGAG ATTTTGGAAGGCAAAAATGTGAATAACAAGAGCTTGAAGATCGCTGATGTCCTTCCCCGTACATTCGACAAGAACGGAGCGAAGAATCCGGCTGCTAAACTCAAAAGCGCCCGCGAAGCTGTGACTCCCTTGGCAGACCTGTCTTACGCGGACCAGCTCGAGCAGAAGAAGGCTTCTATCGCGCAAATGCTCAAAAAACTT ACGAGGAATGCGCGTAAAGCTTGTCCTAATGGAAAATCAGTTCCAGAATGGGTCCTTCAGTCTAGGGAAATAG GTGGTCTTTCATGTAAGCTTGAGGGGATTATAGAATCACCGCTTGTGAACGGTTACAGGAACAAGTGTGAGTTCTCAACTGGATATTCCGTTGAGGGGAAGTTAACTGTTGGATTCATGCTCGGAAATTTTAG TGCGGGTGTAACTGCAGTAGAGGAAGCTGTGAACTGTCCCAATATCTCTAAACTTGCTTGCCGATACGCTTCGATCTTTCAGAGTTTCTTAGAAAAATCAAGGCTCCCTGTTTGGAATAGGTTTAAAAGCTGTGGCTTCTGGCGACAGTTGACG GTTCGAGAAGGAAGCAAACCTGGTGTGGTTTCAAGTGATGAAGATGCCGATTCAAGAATTGCAGAGGTTATGCTTATGGTTCAGGTTTGTTCTACGGATACTGACGAGGCAGAAGTGGCGACTGAGTTTGAAGAAATGGCAAAAGCATTTGCTGAAGGAGCTAGAGCAAGCACTCCACCTCTTCCTCTAACTGTATTAGTTGTTCAA GATCACGTAGGGATATCAAACGTTGCACCACCAGATTGTCCACTACGGTTGCTGCCTATTCCAGTGTCAGATAATGGGACACATCAGGACCAATCCACCAATGTCTTGACTGAAGCTCGGATTCACGATCACATCAACAACCTTCGGTTCAGCATATCCCCAACAGCATTCTTTCAG GTTAATACATGCGCTGCGGAGAAGTTGTATTCACTTGCTGGAGATTGGGCTGATCTTGGTCCTGACACTTTGCTCTTTGATGTATGTTGTGGAACTGGAACAATCGGGCTTACACTCGCACATCGTGTTGGCATG GTGATTGGCATAGAAATGAATGCTTCGGCTGTATCTGATGCGGAGCGGAATGCAAAGATCAATGGCATAAGCAACTGCAAGTTCATATGTTCAAAG GCAGAGGATGTGATGAGCTCTCTACTTACAGAATACGTAGATGTGTCTGAAACTGAAGAAGCCAAACCTCCAAGTGATGATCTCGACAAACAAAATTCCTCAGCAGAAGAAATGTCAAACCCAGA AGTTCAAAAGACTGAGCAGAAGGACTCCTCCTCTGAGCCGGAACGATCTACAAAGCCACAGTTCAAAAACGTAGTTGCTATAGTGGATCCACCTCGTCCTGGACTTCATCCAGATGTAATCAAAGCCCTGAGAACCCATCCACGGTTGAAGACGCTTGT GTACATATCGTGCAACCCTGAAACACTCGTGGCAAACGCGATAGAGCTTTGCACGCCGTCATTCGAGAAAACGGGTCAAGAGAACAAAGGCTACCGAAGACAGAGCAGGATGGGAACCGCCGCTTTGGCTAGACACAGAGCCAAGAAAATGCCTGCTTCTGAGCCTTTTAAGCCTGTCAAAGCAATGGCCGTTGACCTTTTCCCTCACACCGACCACTGCGAAATGGTCATGCTACTCAATAGGTAG
- the LOC103829746 gene encoding aspartic proteinase CDR1-like: MKNIIIVSQNQNYYSIMSPTTTMIFLSLQLITSFLFTAIASSSPPGGFTIDVIHRRSNSSSSRFSKTDDDQLGSPYANTVFTTSEYRMKLQIGTPPIDIEALIDTASGIVWTQCLPCLSCYDQQDPIFDPSKSSTYKEKICDQDPNNPCRYEVTYADQSYSKGAYATETVTFQSTSGQPFVMAQTNIGCGHNNSVTLSPAASGIIGLDRGASSLISQMSQNFFSFFSYCFSRKETSKINFGSNAVVSGDGTVSTTMFRNTEKPNFYYLNLDAISVGENRVETMGTPLYSLEGNIIIDSGTTYTYLPDSFCSKVKDALDSVVKVERAAFSGDMLCYNTADIDIFPVITMHFSGGADLVLDRYNMYDNTGDNYCLAISCVGPTEDAVFGNRAQNNWLIGYDTSSELVSFKSTDCSALY; encoded by the coding sequence ATGAAGAACATTATCATCGTGTCTCAAAACCAAAACTATTATTCGATCATGTCTCCTACAACCACAAtgatttttctttctcttcaacTCATTACATCTTTTCTCTTTACCGCCATTGCCTCATCATCACCTCCCGGTGGGTTCACCATTGACGTAATCCACCGTCGCTCTAATTCATCCTCTTCTCGTTTCTCTAAAACAGATGATGATCAGCTCGGATCACCCTACGCCAATACTGTCTTTACCACCTCCGAGTATCGAATGAAGCTACAAATCGGTACTCCTCCTATCGACATCGAGGCCCTCATAGACACGGCAAGTGGCATCGTATGGACACAATGTTTGCCTTGTCTTAGCTGCTACGACCAACAAGATCCCATATTCGACCCTTCAAAATCCTCAACCTACAAGGAGAAAATATGCGACCAGGACCCTAACAACCCTTGTCGTTACGAGGTTACCTACGCAGACCAAAGCTATTCCAAGGGAGCGTACGCGACCGAGACGGTCACGTTCCAATCGACTTCAGGACAACCCTTTGTGATGGCTCAAACAAACATCGGTTGTGGCCACAACAACTCGGTGACTTTATCTCCTGCCGCTTCGGGCATTATTGGTCTAGATCGGGGAGCTTCGTCGCTCATCTCGCAAATGAGCCAAaacttttttagttttttctctTACTGTTTCTCTCGTAAAGAAACTAGTAAGATCAACTTCGGAAGTAACGCTGTTGTGTCGGGAGACGGAACTGTATCAACCACTATGTTTAGAAACACGGAGAAACCTAACTTCTACTACCTAAACCTAGACGCGATAAGCGTTGGAGAGAACCGGGTTGAGACAATGGGGACACCCTTGTACTCCTTAGAAGGGAACATTATCATAGACTCTGGAACCACTTACACTTACTTGCCCGATAGCTTCTGCAGCAAAGTGAAGGATGCGTTGGATAGCGTCGTGAAGGTGGAGCGAGCAGCTTTTTCGGGGGATATGTTGTGCTACAATACTGCCGACATAGATATATTTCCGGTGATCACAATGCACTTCTCGGGTGGTGCGGATCTTGTGTTGGATAGATACAACATGTATGATAACACTGGAGATAACTATTGTTTGGCGATTTCGTGTGTTGGTCCGACGGAAGATGCAGTCTTTGGGAACAGAGCACAGAACAACTGGTTGATTGGTTATGATACTTCTTCGGAGCTTGTTTCTTTTAAGTCCACTGATTGTTCTGCGTTGTATTAA
- the LOC103829744 gene encoding protein TsetseEP: protein MATAKKLCFIVILSLCLLNVEFSRAQEDSPSPATSPEREAPAHSPLPPPSSSSPESHSSPSPSPSRSPSPSPSRSPSPSPSPSPSPSPSPSPSPEAVPLPPPASSPDSPPPSPQQEPPSPSPSSSSSSPTPEPAPAPAPSDDDADDDAEEETENFPSPAPSPAPAEEGDPEDIKASEDGEFEQDGDEDRGMSGWKKAGIAIGGIVGVGAIAIGALVYKKRKDNLARARYTYFNQSEFL, encoded by the coding sequence ATGGCCACGGCTAAAAAGCTATGTTTCATTGTCATTCTATCATTGTGTCTCCTAAATGTGGAATTCTCACGTGCACAGGAGGACTCTCCATCACCTGCTACCTCACCGGAACGTGAGGCACCAGCACATTCTCCTCTTCCACCaccgtcttcttcttcaccagaATCACATTCCTCTCCCTCACCATCTCCATCACGGTCACCGTCACCATCTCCATCACGGTCACCGTCTCCATCtccatcaccatcaccatcaccatcaccatcaccatcaccatcaccagAAGCGGTTCCCCTTCCGCCACCAGCTTCATCACCAGATTCTCCACCACCATCTCCTCAGCAGGAACCTCCTTCCCCatctccatcatcatcatcttcttctccaactCCTGAACCAGCACCTGCTCCTGCTCCATCAGACGATGATGCCGATGATGATGCAGAGGAGGAGACAGAGAATTTCCCTTCTCCGGCCCCATCTCCTGCGCCGGCAGAAGAGGGAGATCCAGAGGACATCAAAGCAAGCGAGGATGGTGAATTCGAGCAAGACGGAGATGAAGACCGCGGGATGAGCGGATGGAAGAAAGCAGGGATCGCCATTGGAGGAATAGTTGGAGTAGGAGCCATTGCAATAGGAGCTCTTGTTTACAAGAAACGAAAAGATAACTTAGCCAGAGCTCGTTACACTTACTTCAACCAATCAGAGTTTCTTTAA